From Kaistella polysaccharea:
ATCAGCAATAAAAAAATTAAAAATTTGTTTTATACTGGCCAGCTTACGGTTCCAGGTCCTGGAGTGCCGCCCGCTTTAATCTCCGGAAAAGTAGTGACAGACTATATTATTAAACATCAAAAAAACACAGTGACCCGATGAATAACTTAGAAATTTTTAATCAAGTTTGTGGCCTCTCGTCCAAAATGGTGACAGAACAATACAGTACGTCATTTTCCCGTGCATCTACTCTTTTCAAACCGGAGATTCGTCAGCACATTTACAATATTTACGGATTTGTAAGATTGGCAGATGAAATTGTGGATACTTTCCATGATTTTGATAAAGCGAAATTAATGTCGGAATTTGAATACAACTATCATCTCGCCATGGAAAATGGTATTTCACTCAATCCTATTTTACAGTCATTTTGTACCACGCAACGGGAAAAGAAAATTCCACAGCATCTGGTAGATTCTTTTTTATACTCGATGAAAATGGATCTGGACGAAATTAAAGATCTGAATGATGAAAAGTATAATGAGTATATTTACGGCTCCGCAGAAGTGGTAGGTTTGATGTGTTTAAAGGTTTTTGTAGATGGTAATGTTGAGGAATATGAACGGTTGAAACCATACGCTCAAAGTTTAGGTGCAGCTTTCCAAAAAATTAATTTTCTGCGTGATATTAGTGCCGATTACAATGATCTAGACCGCACTTATTTTCCAAATGTTGATTTTAGAAACTTTTCAGCAGCAGACAAAGAGAAAATCGAGCAGGATATTGCAAAGGATTTCGCACATGCAAAAACAGGCATAAAAATGTTGCCAATGACTTGTAAACTTGCGGTGTATATGGCTTACAAATATTATTTTAATCTCTTTAAAAAAATTAGAAAAACTGAACCAGAACTCCTTCTAACAAAAAGAATTAGAGTTTCAAACGCACGAAAAATGTATCTGTTTGGAGAAATGATTTTAAATAAAAATTTGAATTTGCTTTGATGAAAAAAATTGGCCTTTTACTACTACTTATATTTACCCAGGTGATGTACGCTCAAAACTTGAAAGATTATCGTTCTCTTCTTCAAAAAGGGGAAAACTCAGAAAATGCCGCAAAGATGTTGATTGATAAATCGTCTGTGGCTTACACACAAACCAAACAGCCTATTTACGCAGGTTTTCTGGCGGTGGGAAAATTCTTCATGGCGAAGCATGTTTTTAATCCACTGAAGAAAATGTCTTATTTTAATGAGGGAAAAAAAACGATGGAACAGGCCTTGAAATCTGATCGTAAAAATTTAGAAATCCGTTTGATGCGGTTAATTACGCAGGAAAATGTACCGAAATTGTTGGGTTATTATCACGATATCGAAGAAGACCGCGCTTTTCTTACGAGAGAATATAAAACCACACCCGACAATGATTTGAAAGTATACATTAAAGATTATTTAAAGTTATAACATGGAATTTACAGGATATATATTATTAACCATCGCCGTTGTAATCATCATGGAAGGTGTTACCTGGGTTACCCACAAATTCATTATGCATGGATTAGGATGGTATTTACATGAAGATCATCATCAACCAGGTTATCCACACGTTTTTGAGAAAAACGACGCTTTTTTTGTAGTCTTCGCAATCCCAAGTATGTTGCTTTTTTGGTACGGAACGCGGGACGGCATCAACTGGATGTTTTTTGTTGGACTGGGAATTTTAATTTATGGACTTTCTTATTTTCTGGTACACGACGTGTTAATTCACCGAAGATTTAAATGGTTCGACAAAACAAATAACTGGTATTTACGTGGTTTACGTAAAGCTCATAAAATACATCACAAACATCTGGATAAAGAAGAAGGTGAATGTTTTGGAATGCTCTATGTTCCCCTAAAATATTTTCGGGAAGCACGTTTATCCACGGTAAAAAAATAAATTTAGCAGACTAACTTTGATAATTCTTGGGATTTTTTCAGGTTCTTTTGTTGAATTCCCCACTTTAAGGTAGTTTGTGAATCCACGTTAGTATTTTTGGACAATACTGAGATTTATAAATCTATCGGGAAAATATTCCTCCTGAAACACTTTACAATTTCATCTTTCTTTTATATATCGACTTAGTAGTATTTAAAAACTAAAAAATTATTCCATTCTACTAATGAAAATTAATTTGACAAAACAATCGGGCATTTATACTTTAACGTCCGAACAGATTTTACCACTTTCATTAGAAAAAGCGTGGGATTTCTTTACAGTACCCACTAATTTAGATAAGATTACACCAAAAGAAATGGAATTTCGGATTACCAATAATCCGCCCAACAAAACATACAAAGGTCAAATCATCACCTACAAAATTGGAATTTTACCCGGAATTAGCTCAAATTGGATTACCGAAATTACGCATTTTGAAGATCAACAGTTTTTCGTCGATGAACAAAGATTTGGTCCGTATGCAATGTGGCATCACGAACATCATTTTAAAGAAATTTCTGAAAATAAGGTTTTGATGACCGACATTGTTAATTTCAAAATGCCGTTCGGGATTTTAGGAGATTTTTTTGGTGGACAATTAGTGAAGAATAAAGTAAAATTTATATTTGAAAGCCGTTTTAAAATTTTAGAAAAAGCACTTGCATCATGAAAATATTACTTACAGGCGTAACCGGTTATATTGGTAAAAGACTGTTGATTCAGTTATTAGAAGATGGTCACCAAATTGTGTGCTCTGTAAGAGATAAAAATCGTTTCGGACTCAAATTATTTAAAGAAAAGATCGATCAGATAGAAGTTATTGAAAATGATTTCTTAGATGAAAAAACCTTAGCAAACATTCCGAAAGATATCGATGCAGCTTACTATTTAATTCATTCTATGTCATCCAGCGAAGGCGATTTCGAGGAGAAAGAAAAAATATCAGCCGAAAATTTCCGAAGTGCTTTAGAAAAAACAGCAGTTAAACAGGTGATTTTTTTAACTGGAATAATTAATGAGGAAAAACTTTCTAAACATCTTCAATCCAGAAAAAATGTGGAAGGTGCTTTGCAAAGTTCCGTTTACAGTTTAACCAGTCTTCGTGCCGGAATAATCGTAGGTTCTGGAAGTGCATCATTTGAAATCATTCGCGATTTGGTCGAAAAATTACCGGTCATGATTACGCCGAAATGGCTGAACACCAAATGTCAACCGATTGCGATCCGAAACGTTATGCAGTTTTTAGTGGGCGTTTTAGGGAAAGAATTTACCTATAATCAAAATTACGATATCGCAGGAACCAATGTTCTAACCTATAAAGAAATGCTTTTGCAATACGCCGAAATTCGTGGGTTAAAACGCCATATTTTTATTGTTCCCGTGATGACGCCAAAACTGTCTTCTTATTGGTTGTACTTTGTGACTTCCACCAGTTATTTTCTGGCGATTAATTTGGTCGACAGCATGAAAATTGATGTCGTCGCCAAGAAAAATAATTTAGCTGAAAAGCTGAATATTCACCTCTTTTCCTACGAAGAAGCAATTCGTCAGGCCTTCGATAAAATTAAGCAAAATGATG
This genomic window contains:
- a CDS encoding phytoene/squalene synthase family protein — its product is MNNLEIFNQVCGLSSKMVTEQYSTSFSRASTLFKPEIRQHIYNIYGFVRLADEIVDTFHDFDKAKLMSEFEYNYHLAMENGISLNPILQSFCTTQREKKIPQHLVDSFLYSMKMDLDEIKDLNDEKYNEYIYGSAEVVGLMCLKVFVDGNVEEYERLKPYAQSLGAAFQKINFLRDISADYNDLDRTYFPNVDFRNFSAADKEKIEQDIAKDFAHAKTGIKMLPMTCKLAVYMAYKYYFNLFKKIRKTEPELLLTKRIRVSNARKMYLFGEMILNKNLNLL
- a CDS encoding sterol desaturase family protein, coding for MEFTGYILLTIAVVIIMEGVTWVTHKFIMHGLGWYLHEDHHQPGYPHVFEKNDAFFVVFAIPSMLLFWYGTRDGINWMFFVGLGILIYGLSYFLVHDVLIHRRFKWFDKTNNWYLRGLRKAHKIHHKHLDKEEGECFGMLYVPLKYFREARLSTVKK
- a CDS encoding SRPBCC family protein; translation: MKINLTKQSGIYTLTSEQILPLSLEKAWDFFTVPTNLDKITPKEMEFRITNNPPNKTYKGQIITYKIGILPGISSNWITEITHFEDQQFFVDEQRFGPYAMWHHEHHFKEISENKVLMTDIVNFKMPFGILGDFFGGQLVKNKVKFIFESRFKILEKALAS
- a CDS encoding SDR family oxidoreductase, which encodes MKILLTGVTGYIGKRLLIQLLEDGHQIVCSVRDKNRFGLKLFKEKIDQIEVIENDFLDEKTLANIPKDIDAAYYLIHSMSSSEGDFEEKEKISAENFRSALEKTAVKQVIFLTGIINEEKLSKHLQSRKNVEGALQSSVYSLTSLRAGIIVGSGSASFEIIRDLVEKLPVMITPKWLNTKCQPIAIRNVMQFLVGVLGKEFTYNQNYDIAGTNVLTYKEMLLQYAEIRGLKRHIFIVPVMTPKLSSYWLYFVTSTSYFLAINLVDSMKIDVVAKKNNLAEKLNIHLFSYEEAIRQAFDKIKQNDVLSSWFDSFTNQFHSRKVWQYLEVPEEGCFKDIRQEKVDDEERALDRVFSIGGKTGWYYADFLWRIRGFLDKLFGGVGLRRGRRNMSTLEAGDSVDFWRVLYANREEKRLLLFAEMKLPGEAWLEFKIKNGILYQEATFRPLGLSGRLYWYSVLPFHGLIFNGMLKKLAGK